One window of the Salvia splendens isolate huo1 chromosome 1, SspV2, whole genome shotgun sequence genome contains the following:
- the LOC121750941 gene encoding PRA1 family protein A1-like, with protein MDWSNVTAEDLVEALREVDWSTPPRPFSEFFSRFTVPRSQTKWSSRLKCNLYYYRTNYFLMIILILGMGFLRRPLAIVAALTTAMSIALLNDSFAATFSEKITRTIRQFSPHLAAKLRAPLAPVIRGRPSTKRAIFICGRPRWVSVLAFSGVSFFLWIVSCGALMVLWALAIGLLATLLHASFRTPNLKARLNTFREEFRAVWRNYSDL; from the exons ATGGATTGGAGTAACGTGACGGCGGAGGATCTGGTGGAGGCGTTGCGAGAAGTGGACTGGTCCACGCCACCGCGTCCGTTCTCCGAATTCTTCTCCCGATTCACCGTCCCCCGCTCCCAGACCAAATGGAGCAGTCGCCTCAAGTGCAATCTCTACTA CTACAGGACTAATTATTTCTTGATGATCATACTCATTCTTG GGATGGGATTTCTTAGGAGGCCGCTTGCTATTGTTGCCGCACTGACTACTGCTATGAGCATAGCGCTTCTGAACGATAG TTTTGCAGCTACTTTCAGTGAAAAGATCACAAGAACTATCAGGCAGTTTTCTCCCCATTTAGCTGCCAAACTTAGAGCTCCCCTTGC GCCTGTTATTCGTGGGCGCCCTTCTACAAAACGAGCAATATTTATATGTGGACGTCCTCGATGGGTCTCTGTTTTGGCATTTTCTGGAG TTAGTTTCTTCCTATGGATTGTTTCTTGTGGTGCTCTTATGGTTTTGTGGGCACTTGCTATTGGCCTTCTCG CTACATTGCTTCATGCAAGCTTTAGAACACCAAACCTGAAAGCTCGTCTGAACACATTCCGCGAAGAATTCCGTGCTGTGTGGCGCAATTATAGTGATCTGTAG